CATCGCATCGGGTGGTGCGGGAAACATGAAACATTTTGCCGATACTTTTATAGATGGAAAGGCCGATGCAGCATTGGCCGCCAGTGTATTCCACTTTAAGGAAATCGCCATAAAAGACTTGAAAAAAGAATTGAAACAAAGGGGAATTCCCGTTAGAATATAAAACTGTCATTTCGAGCGCAGTCGAGAAATCTTAACCTTTCGACTTGGCCCAAAGTGACAAAAGATTTCAAACATGAAAATAGATTTTAGTAAAAATCCAGATGGTCTTGTGCCAGCAATAATTCAAGATGCCAACACCAAAAACGTTTTGATGTTGGGCTATATGAACGAAGAAGCGCTTAAAACGACCAAAGAGACCCAAAAAGTGACCTTCTTTAGCCGAAGCAAACAACGTTTATGGACAAAAGGGGAGGAGAGCGGCAATTACCTGAACTTGGTTGACATTAAAATGGATTGTGATGCCGATACATTATTGGTTTTGGCACGACCCGAAGGCCCTACTTGTCATAAGGGCACCGATACCTGCTGGGGCGAATCGAACGAACAAACCTTTGGGTTTTTATCACAATTGGAGGGGATTATAGAAGAACGACGGTTGGAGTCTGAAAGAGATTCCTCCTCCCGTCGGAATGACCAATCGTATGTGGTCTCACTTTTTGATAAAGGCATCAACAAAATTGCCCAAAAAGTAGGCGAAGAAGCTGTCGAGACGGTAATTGAGGCGAAGGACACAAACGATGAACTGTTTTTGAACGAGAGTGCCGATCTGTTGTTTCACCTGTTGATTTTATTGAAAGCAAAAGGCTTCGGATTGAATGATGTTGTAAAAGTGCTACAATCTAGACACTGAAAAAGCTTACCACCAAACAACGAACCATTTTTCAATGGCTCCATCGGGCCGCTTGGCCCATAGCATTGGTGCATTTTCTTTGAGCATGCGAACATTGGTTTCCATCA
This portion of the Flagellimonas lutaonensis genome encodes:
- the hisIE gene encoding bifunctional phosphoribosyl-AMP cyclohydrolase/phosphoribosyl-ATP diphosphatase HisIE; translation: MKIDFSKNPDGLVPAIIQDANTKNVLMLGYMNEEALKTTKETQKVTFFSRSKQRLWTKGEESGNYLNLVDIKMDCDADTLLVLARPEGPTCHKGTDTCWGESNEQTFGFLSQLEGIIEERRLESERDSSSRRNDQSYVVSLFDKGINKIAQKVGEEAVETVIEAKDTNDELFLNESADLLFHLLILLKAKGFGLNDVVKVLQSRH